One Deinococcus cellulosilyticus NBRC 106333 = KACC 11606 genomic window carries:
- a CDS encoding DEAD/DEAH box helicase: MTPVTRLRELIPPSQPGTVQGVPQVARQLLFSAHEGKAVLLTTPERLAVYQTLDLWGAEVSFNPGIPEWAIKGDRVVLDVSTALDLFPRDPESLTIALQIGKDYPRDALFDRLISLGYQREEEPGYTVKGDTLTIHLGGERVIRAEFFGDELDTLRDGEGQKLRSFIVPPAEGFLPPSKWDATRLELLSEYRVFLDAPELYSSVLEPNTPQLWQLLMPRDVVSFGRTPIELPDIVSPVKTLPFYRAQLTKFARDLERWLEQEQQVLVLLRHERTGKYLQDKLLSGLNIKWVKNPVMVPGQASFLVGIGEGGFEIPDQNTVVVTEDLLYGFQGGSALRSKRLSGKPVTDALGLQVGDYLIHPEHGIGQFLGIETREVLGVKRDYLHLQYGAGAKIYLPIELLPIMRRHPGTTDDPPSLSRLEKQEWQKAKEKARQSAEALAAKLLVQYAARQVTPGYAFTPLEDWDPLIEKNFEYELTFDQKRALRETLNDLEKTYPMDRLISGDVGFGKTEVAIRAAHRVVGHGKQVAVLVPTTLLAEQHASTFNGRFRDLPVRIEGLSRFTTPAQSRSIMEGLKAGSVDIIIGTHRLLSEDIEFKNLGLIIIDEEHRFGVLQKEKLKALKAFGKLEGIPEPETAAPADTTPRRRGRPRKQDQPSTNTAVKDAMAELKNQVSIDVLSMSATPIPRTLYMSMVGLRDMSSIQTPPKGRKPIQTILSPYDPTVVRHAIISELERGGKVFYIHDRIASIGARALYLKNIVPEARVAVAHGRMDEEQLEEIMLGFEEGAFDVLLSTTIVETGLDIPEANTILIERADRLGLAQLYQLRGRVGRRSREAYAYMFYPPRLTGNASRRLWAIADLQDLGSGHRLAEKDMEIRGVGNILGSEQHGQIQAVSIEVYTELLAEAVARLKGDVLPEPTQISIDLPVDARLTAEYFGDESARIQAYGMLSEATTLPAISRVEKDFRKRFGVPPTEVQHFLDLAKLRIIALNKRVLSISENITHLVVSFSYKGLDFDAASLKRFPHRTEVAQFPPSVKIEKKGLKPDDYPRVLMDVLTYFG, encoded by the coding sequence ATAACCCCCGTGACGCGTCTACGAGAACTGATTCCCCCCTCTCAACCGGGTACCGTGCAGGGTGTGCCGCAGGTGGCCCGACAGCTTCTGTTTTCAGCCCATGAAGGGAAAGCGGTCCTGCTGACCACGCCAGAGAGGCTCGCGGTTTACCAGACACTGGACCTGTGGGGGGCGGAGGTTTCGTTCAATCCGGGGATTCCGGAGTGGGCCATCAAGGGCGACAGGGTGGTTCTGGATGTCTCGACGGCGCTGGACCTGTTTCCGAGGGACCCGGAAAGCCTGACCATTGCCCTGCAGATCGGGAAGGACTACCCCAGAGATGCGCTCTTTGACCGTCTGATTTCGCTGGGTTACCAGCGTGAGGAGGAACCTGGCTACACCGTGAAAGGGGACACCCTCACCATTCATCTGGGTGGGGAGAGGGTCATCCGGGCAGAGTTCTTCGGAGACGAACTGGACACCCTCAGAGACGGTGAAGGTCAGAAACTGCGTTCTTTTATTGTGCCTCCTGCGGAAGGCTTTCTGCCCCCGAGCAAATGGGATGCCACCCGTCTGGAACTGCTTTCGGAGTACCGGGTCTTTCTGGATGCACCGGAGCTCTACAGCAGTGTGCTGGAACCCAACACCCCGCAGCTCTGGCAACTCCTCATGCCCAGAGATGTGGTGTCTTTTGGCCGCACGCCCATAGAACTCCCGGACATTGTTTCCCCTGTGAAAACCCTGCCTTTCTACCGGGCGCAGCTCACCAAATTTGCCCGGGATCTGGAACGGTGGCTGGAACAGGAACAGCAGGTTCTGGTGCTCCTGCGGCACGAGCGGACCGGAAAATACCTGCAGGACAAACTGCTTTCGGGCCTCAACATCAAGTGGGTGAAAAACCCGGTGATGGTGCCCGGTCAGGCCAGTTTCCTGGTGGGCATTGGTGAGGGTGGATTCGAGATTCCAGACCAGAACACCGTGGTGGTGACGGAGGACCTGCTCTATGGTTTTCAGGGTGGATCTGCCCTTCGCTCCAAGCGCCTTTCAGGAAAGCCTGTTACAGATGCACTGGGACTGCAGGTCGGGGACTACCTGATCCATCCTGAGCACGGCATCGGACAGTTTCTGGGAATTGAGACGCGGGAGGTTCTGGGGGTCAAGCGGGATTACCTGCACCTGCAATATGGGGCAGGAGCGAAAATCTACCTGCCCATTGAGCTTCTGCCGATCATGCGACGCCATCCCGGCACCACCGATGATCCCCCGAGCCTCAGCAGGCTGGAAAAACAGGAATGGCAGAAAGCCAAGGAGAAGGCCCGCCAGAGTGCAGAAGCCCTTGCTGCAAAGCTGCTGGTGCAATACGCAGCGAGGCAGGTGACCCCGGGTTACGCTTTCACACCGCTGGAAGACTGGGACCCCCTGATTGAGAAGAACTTCGAGTATGAACTGACCTTCGACCAGAAACGGGCCCTCAGGGAGACCCTGAACGACCTGGAGAAGACCTACCCGATGGACCGCCTGATCTCGGGGGATGTGGGCTTCGGGAAGACGGAAGTGGCCATCCGGGCTGCCCACCGGGTGGTCGGTCACGGCAAACAGGTGGCGGTGCTGGTTCCGACCACCCTGCTTGCCGAGCAGCACGCAAGCACATTCAACGGCAGATTCAGGGATCTGCCTGTGCGCATTGAAGGCCTCAGCCGTTTCACCACACCTGCACAGTCCAGAAGCATCATGGAAGGCCTCAAAGCAGGCTCGGTGGACATCATCATCGGGACGCATCGGCTGCTTTCCGAAGACATCGAATTCAAAAATCTGGGTTTGATCATCATCGACGAGGAGCACCGCTTTGGGGTTCTGCAGAAAGAAAAACTCAAGGCCCTGAAAGCATTCGGCAAGCTCGAGGGGATTCCCGAGCCTGAAACGGCTGCACCTGCAGACACCACTCCACGCCGCAGGGGGCGTCCCAGAAAGCAGGACCAGCCTTCCACCAACACCGCAGTGAAAGATGCGATGGCAGAACTGAAAAATCAGGTGTCCATTGATGTGCTCTCAATGTCGGCCACCCCGATTCCCAGAACGCTCTACATGAGCATGGTGGGCCTGAGGGACATGTCCAGCATTCAGACCCCACCCAAGGGGCGCAAACCCATCCAGACCATCCTGAGCCCCTATGATCCGACGGTGGTTCGCCATGCGATCATCAGTGAGCTGGAACGGGGAGGCAAGGTCTTTTACATCCATGACCGCATCGCTTCCATTGGAGCCAGGGCGCTTTACCTGAAAAACATCGTGCCAGAAGCGCGGGTCGCGGTGGCGCACGGACGCATGGACGAAGAGCAGCTTGAAGAGATCATGCTGGGTTTTGAAGAGGGGGCTTTTGATGTCCTGCTCTCCACCACCATCGTGGAGACAGGGCTGGACATCCCTGAAGCCAACACCATCCTGATTGAGCGTGCAGACCGCCTGGGCCTGGCCCAGCTTTATCAGCTTCGGGGTCGTGTGGGACGCAGAAGCCGTGAAGCCTACGCTTACATGTTCTACCCCCCAAGACTGACCGGAAATGCCAGCCGAAGGCTCTGGGCCATTGCAGACCTGCAGGACCTGGGTTCAGGCCACAGGCTTGCCGAGAAGGACATGGAGATCCGTGGGGTCGGAAACATTCTGGGCAGTGAGCAGCACGGGCAGATCCAGGCGGTCAGCATTGAGGTGTACACTGAACTGCTTGCGGAAGCTGTGGCCAGACTCAAGGGGGATGTGCTGCCTGAACCCACCCAGATCAGCATTGACCTGCCTGTGGATGCCCGCCTGACTGCAGAGTACTTCGGAGATGAATCTGCCCGCATTCAGGCTTACGGGATGCTCTCCGAGGCCACCACCCTTCCTGCCATTTCGAGGGTCGAGAAAGACTTCCGCAAACGCTTTGGCGTGCCGCCCACCGAAGTGCAGCACTTCCTGGATCTGGCAAAACTGCGCATCATTGCCCTGAACAAGCGGGTCCTGAGCATCTCCGAGAACATCACCCATCTGGTGGTCAGTTTCAGTTACAAGGGACTGGACTTTGATGCAGCCTCCCTGAAGCGGTT
- a CDS encoding SDR family oxidoreductase yields MHQLFDLSGKHALVTGASKGIGFASAKLLSELGARVTLVSRSEDSLRKAQESIPGSQFIVADIGSQEGVDQVLSQAGAVDVLVSNAGGPKPGMPSQVTEEGWLAGFELTLMSTIRLAQGVLPHMMGEKWGRIIAITSLSVTRPVPNITVSNTLRAGVENYLKTLALEVAPYGITANAVAPGYTLTERLEQLHPTPEDLERIAARIPARRVGLPEEVASAVAYLASPGAAYVTGQSILVDGGVCI; encoded by the coding sequence ATGCATCAACTTTTTGATCTTTCAGGAAAACACGCCCTGGTGACTGGAGCCAGCAAGGGCATTGGATTCGCATCTGCAAAACTGCTTTCCGAACTTGGAGCCCGGGTGACGCTGGTGTCCCGCAGTGAAGACAGCCTCAGGAAGGCCCAGGAGAGCATTCCTGGAAGCCAGTTCATTGTGGCAGACATTGGTTCTCAGGAAGGTGTGGATCAGGTGCTTTCCCAGGCAGGTGCAGTGGATGTTCTGGTCAGCAATGCTGGAGGACCGAAACCCGGAATGCCCAGTCAGGTCACCGAGGAAGGCTGGCTTGCTGGATTCGAGCTGACCCTGATGAGCACCATCCGTCTGGCGCAGGGGGTACTGCCCCACATGATGGGGGAGAAGTGGGGCCGCATCATCGCCATCACCAGCCTGAGTGTGACCCGGCCTGTTCCCAACATCACGGTCAGCAACACACTCAGGGCAGGGGTTGAGAATTACCTGAAGACCCTGGCTCTGGAAGTGGCCCCTTATGGCATCACTGCCAATGCAGTGGCTCCCGGTTACACCCTGACAGAGCGTCTGGAGCAGCTTCACCCCACCCCTGAAGATCTGGAACGCATTGCTGCCCGCATTCCTGCAAGGAGGGTGGGCCTTCCTGAAGAAGTGGCCTCTGCCGTTGCCTATCTCGCTTCACCAGGGGCGGCTTATGTGACAGGACAGAGCATACTGGTGGATGGAGGGGTGTGCATTTAG
- the aroE gene encoding shikimate dehydrogenase, with the protein MKRAFLFAHPAAHSLSPRMHNAAFQWIGMDGVYQAVDIEPSCLGKALLRLKEPEVIGANLSLPHKEAVIPFLDEIEPVAKRIGAVNTLMRRDGKLMGTNTDADGFYQSLLEGGYQPQGVALILGAGGAARAAVHALSQAGLTIWIQNRTPSRAEHLLESMQVEGRVFATQEEIPFKEVGLLVNSSSAGLSNPQESPLTVPFPELQAGATVYDMVYKPLYTRLLLEAQEHGYNTVTGIGMLVHQARLAFERWTGQAVPASVMFDAVKDTLQ; encoded by the coding sequence ATGAAACGTGCATTTCTGTTTGCCCATCCAGCAGCCCACTCCCTCTCCCCAAGGATGCACAACGCTGCATTTCAGTGGATTGGGATGGACGGGGTTTATCAGGCGGTGGACATCGAGCCTTCCTGCCTTGGGAAAGCCCTCTTGCGCCTGAAAGAACCAGAAGTGATCGGAGCCAACCTCAGCCTGCCCCACAAAGAAGCGGTCATCCCCTTTCTGGATGAGATTGAGCCTGTGGCAAAGCGCATTGGTGCAGTCAACACACTGATGCGCAGAGACGGAAAACTGATGGGCACCAACACCGATGCAGACGGTTTTTACCAGAGCCTGCTGGAAGGGGGATATCAGCCCCAGGGGGTCGCCCTGATTCTGGGTGCAGGGGGAGCGGCCAGAGCTGCAGTGCATGCCCTCAGTCAGGCCGGACTCACCATCTGGATTCAGAACCGCACCCCCTCACGGGCAGAACACCTGCTGGAGAGCATGCAGGTGGAAGGCCGGGTGTTTGCCACCCAGGAAGAGATTCCCTTCAAAGAGGTGGGATTGCTGGTGAATTCCTCCTCTGCAGGGCTCAGCAACCCCCAGGAATCCCCCCTCACGGTGCCCTTTCCAGAGCTTCAGGCAGGTGCAACGGTCTATGACATGGTGTACAAGCCGCTCTACACCCGACTGTTGCTCGAAGCCCAGGAACATGGGTACAACACCGTCACAGGCATTGGCATGCTGGTGCATCAGGCCAGACTGGCTTTTGAACGCTGGACAGGTCAGGCGGTCCCTGCTTCTGTGATGTTTGATGCAGTGAAGGACACGTTGCAATAG
- a CDS encoding transglycosylase domain-containing protein, with translation MSPAKKNVRRKPNKPAPPRKRLTRAQMILLATGLVLLFPLFFVIKWTTELPNYRELERIKLASNTKVFDRNLQYLGTLPVTLPTGVRIDRNIVQLENISPYLSMAIITSEDRRFFQHYGVDFIGLARGLMKIVLGNRLEGGSTITNQVIKNTLLSELSTGRTLERKYKEWILSVQVERYFSKDEILTDYLNLIYLGSGGYTDLIGVDMAARAYFGKSAKNLSLAESVYITSLIPNARRYFDYPSYRPLMKNILTRMVEDGRITQQEADQAWKQPLRPAGWQVRYDREGNLLDAKLVNREAKNLKPNRNTFASHFMQQLENQLKGLIPSSAFTDPGGLKVFTTMDQQAQQAIEQASRNARVPAGATMGAAIVDPYSGDVRAMVGQKLDVFSREWNNAAQSKRQVGSSIKPLLYATAIENGYQQYHTELDAPVSFKCSGCPGGVYSPKNFSMTSSGRETTLRAALDQSLNLPTVRLADRIGIDTFRNKLQDLGFEVQGNEGLSLSIGTLESNPLKMALVYASFVNGGKLFQPNYVLKVENSQGQVLYDAENHRSGGKQVWKQQTAFVMWDMLRGVVYDRTGGLARSAQIPGRLVGGKTGTTNDVKDLWFVGLTPELSGAVWVGKEEGGAMPENSYSGVIAAPIWRDMMAGALRGKPNKNVPRPLGVAYELHAGYQMAVVKNTTPPEEENTQVETPQSKPEEKTDQTTVTAPKTETPDPATADDGTMLVILDSVSGYLADASTPQQNRVERRIRKEDLDKFVKPEEPAAVVTEEEATPPPSSTPETQPDATVEEVPLGESTETTDPSAVPVDPNEDPTVYPEDSGTQGLPSGQAAPGTDGTPADSSFQ, from the coding sequence ATGTCGCCTGCGAAAAAGAATGTACGCCGCAAACCCAATAAACCAGCACCTCCCAGAAAACGCCTGACCCGTGCCCAGATGATTTTGCTGGCCACAGGTCTGGTGCTCCTGTTCCCCCTGTTTTTTGTGATCAAGTGGACCACGGAACTCCCCAATTACCGGGAACTGGAGCGCATCAAACTTGCAAGCAACACCAAAGTCTTTGACCGCAACCTGCAGTACCTCGGGACCCTTCCGGTCACCCTGCCCACCGGGGTGCGGATAGACCGGAACATCGTGCAGCTTGAGAACATCAGCCCTTACCTGTCGATGGCCATCATCACCAGTGAGGACCGCAGGTTCTTTCAGCATTACGGGGTGGATTTCATCGGTCTGGCCCGTGGCCTGATGAAGATCGTGCTCGGAAACCGCCTGGAGGGGGGATCGACCATCACCAACCAGGTGATCAAGAACACCCTGCTCTCGGAACTGAGCACCGGACGCACCCTGGAACGAAAATACAAAGAGTGGATTCTCAGCGTGCAGGTGGAGCGTTACTTCTCCAAGGATGAAATCCTCACCGACTACCTGAACCTGATCTACCTGGGGAGTGGCGGGTACACCGACCTGATTGGCGTGGACATGGCTGCAAGGGCCTACTTTGGAAAATCTGCCAAAAACCTGTCTCTGGCCGAGAGTGTGTACATCACCTCCCTGATTCCCAATGCGCGTCGCTACTTTGATTACCCCTCGTACCGTCCCCTGATGAAAAACATCCTGACCCGCATGGTGGAGGATGGCCGCATCACCCAGCAGGAAGCAGATCAGGCCTGGAAACAGCCCCTGCGTCCTGCTGGATGGCAGGTGCGTTACGACAGGGAAGGGAACCTGCTGGATGCCAAACTGGTGAACCGCGAAGCTAAGAACCTCAAGCCGAACCGCAACACTTTTGCCTCCCATTTCATGCAGCAACTCGAAAACCAGCTCAAAGGCCTGATTCCCAGCAGTGCCTTCACGGACCCGGGGGGCCTGAAGGTGTTCACCACCATGGACCAGCAGGCGCAGCAGGCCATCGAGCAGGCCTCTCGCAACGCCAGGGTTCCAGCAGGAGCCACCATGGGAGCAGCCATTGTGGACCCTTACTCTGGGGATGTGCGGGCGATGGTCGGTCAGAAACTTGACGTGTTCAGCCGGGAGTGGAACAACGCCGCCCAGTCGAAACGTCAGGTGGGGTCCAGCATCAAGCCCCTCCTGTATGCCACCGCCATTGAAAACGGTTACCAGCAGTACCACACTGAACTTGACGCACCTGTGAGCTTCAAATGTTCTGGATGCCCGGGTGGCGTGTACAGTCCCAAGAATTTCAGCATGACCTCCAGCGGAAGGGAAACCACATTGCGTGCCGCACTGGACCAGTCCCTGAACCTGCCCACTGTGCGCCTTGCGGATCGCATCGGCATCGACACCTTCAGGAACAAACTGCAGGACCTGGGGTTTGAAGTGCAGGGCAATGAAGGCCTCAGCCTGTCCATTGGGACCCTGGAATCGAACCCATTAAAGATGGCCCTGGTTTACGCCAGTTTTGTGAACGGGGGCAAACTGTTTCAGCCCAATTACGTGCTGAAGGTGGAAAACAGCCAGGGTCAGGTGCTTTATGACGCAGAGAACCACCGTTCTGGTGGCAAGCAGGTCTGGAAGCAGCAAACCGCATTCGTGATGTGGGACATGCTGCGTGGTGTGGTGTATGACCGCACCGGAGGCCTTGCCCGCAGCGCCCAGATCCCGGGCCGTCTGGTGGGGGGGAAAACCGGTACCACCAACGACGTGAAAGACCTGTGGTTTGTGGGACTCACACCTGAGCTTTCAGGCGCAGTCTGGGTGGGCAAAGAAGAAGGCGGAGCCATGCCCGAGAATTCCTACAGTGGGGTGATCGCTGCACCCATCTGGCGGGACATGATGGCCGGAGCCCTGAGAGGCAAACCCAACAAGAATGTGCCCCGTCCTCTGGGTGTGGCCTACGAATTGCACGCTGGATACCAGATGGCCGTGGTCAAAAACACCACGCCCCCCGAGGAAGAAAACACCCAGGTTGAGACCCCTCAATCCAAACCTGAAGAAAAAACCGATCAGACCACAGTAACAGCTCCAAAAACCGAAACCCCCGATCCAGCAACAGCAGATGACGGCACCATGCTGGTCATTCTGGACAGTGTGTCAGGGTATCTGGCAGATGCCTCCACTCCCCAGCAAAACCGCGTTGAGCGCCGGATTCGCAAAGAAGACCTGGACAAATTTGTCAAACCTGAAGAACCTGCAGCTGTGGTCACTGAAGAAGAGGCAACTCCACCTCCCTCCTCCACCCCAGAAACCCAGCCTGATGCGACTGTGGAAGAAGTCCCTCTGGGCGAATCCACAGAGACCACCGATCCTTCGGCTGTACCGGTTGATCCGAATGAAGATCCCACGGTCTATCCAGAAGATTCTGGCACGCAAGGCCTGCCTTCAGGACAGGCAGCGCCAGGCACGGATGGGACACCAGCAGATTCCAGTTTCCAGTGA
- the pdxH gene encoding pyridoxamine 5'-phosphate oxidase, with the protein MNDSIRDLRKDYTLASLNEVNPDPIQQFDAWLHEAIDAKIPEPNGMTVSTVGDNGRPTNRVVLLRGFNAEGFVFFTNYLSRKGQDIAARPVACMSFWWPELERQVRIEGTIEKVSPEESDAYFASRPRDSQLSAASSPQSEVIESKDILFDRMEELEQQHPEELPRPEHWGGYRLVPDYFEFWQGGPARLHDRFAFTLQDGQWKIERLAP; encoded by the coding sequence ATGAATGACTCCATCCGTGACCTGCGCAAAGACTACACCCTGGCCAGTCTCAACGAGGTCAACCCCGATCCCATTCAACAGTTTGATGCCTGGCTGCACGAAGCCATTGATGCCAAGATTCCCGAGCCCAACGGCATGACCGTCAGCACGGTGGGCGACAATGGACGCCCAACCAACCGGGTGGTGCTGCTGCGTGGCTTCAATGCAGAAGGTTTTGTGTTCTTCACCAATTACCTGAGCCGCAAAGGACAGGACATTGCCGCGCGTCCTGTGGCCTGCATGAGTTTCTGGTGGCCTGAACTCGAACGCCAGGTGCGCATCGAGGGAACCATCGAAAAAGTCAGTCCTGAAGAGTCAGATGCCTATTTTGCGTCGCGGCCCAGAGACAGCCAGCTGTCCGCTGCCAGCAGCCCACAGTCAGAGGTCATTGAAAGCAAAGACATTCTGTTTGACCGCATGGAAGAACTCGAGCAGCAGCACCCCGAAGAACTGCCTCGCCCAGAACACTGGGGGGGATACCGTCTGGTGCCCGATTACTTTGAGTTCTGGCAGGGAGGACCTGCACGCCTCCATGACCGTTTCGCCTTCACCCTGCAAGATGGTCAGTGGAAGATCGAGCGTCTGGCCCCCTGA
- a CDS encoding ribokinase, with protein sequence MILVAGSANLDFVVRASRIPAPGETVLGENFETFAGGKGANQAVACARAGGKVAFLGALGRDLYGDNLLYTLQADGVNTRYVKRVTEPTGAAFITVSPEGENAITVASGANNTLKPEHLPSLKGFKALVMPLETPMPTVVAYYQKARDAGLKTVLNAAPATRLPEELFPLLDVMVTNQHEIFINAPDHDNYADAAQDILRKGVGMVIITLGSDGCLLVTQEKTITVPAIPIEPVDTTGAGDTFVGAFLAEWMRGTTVEQAARFAVVASGIACTKVGAQASMPRREEILEGLQSQTS encoded by the coding sequence ATGATTCTGGTCGCTGGTTCCGCAAACCTGGATTTCGTCGTGCGTGCAAGCCGCATCCCTGCCCCCGGAGAGACGGTGCTGGGAGAGAACTTTGAGACCTTCGCCGGAGGCAAGGGGGCCAATCAGGCGGTGGCCTGCGCCCGTGCCGGGGGCAAGGTGGCCTTCCTGGGTGCCCTGGGTCGGGACCTTTACGGGGACAACCTGCTGTACACCCTTCAGGCAGATGGGGTGAACACCCGTTACGTCAAACGGGTCACTGAGCCCACCGGGGCCGCCTTCATCACCGTGTCTCCAGAAGGGGAAAACGCCATCACTGTGGCGTCGGGTGCCAACAACACCCTGAAACCCGAACACCTCCCAAGCCTCAAGGGCTTCAAGGCCCTGGTGATGCCCCTTGAAACCCCCATGCCCACAGTGGTGGCCTACTACCAGAAAGCCAGGGATGCAGGACTCAAAACCGTGTTGAACGCTGCACCGGCCACCCGGCTTCCAGAAGAGCTTTTTCCTCTTCTGGATGTGATGGTGACCAACCAGCATGAAATTTTCATCAATGCTCCCGACCATGACAATTATGCAGATGCTGCCCAGGACATCCTGAGAAAAGGCGTGGGCATGGTGATCATCACGCTGGGCTCCGATGGCTGCCTGCTGGTGACACAGGAGAAGACCATCACGGTTCCTGCCATTCCCATCGAACCTGTGGACACCACCGGAGCAGGGGACACCTTTGTGGGTGCATTCCTGGCAGAGTGGATGCGTGGAACCACCGTTGAGCAAGCTGCCCGTTTTGCAGTGGTGGCCTCTGGAATTGCCTGCACCAAAGTGGGGGCACAGGCCAGCATGCCTAGAAGAGAAGAGATCCTGGAGGGCCTCCAAAGCCAAACGTCCTGA
- a CDS encoding alpha/beta hydrolase has translation MMWTELFSSRRMSRTSVQGIVLLHGRGKTARSVLPLAQELGLEERLVFTPEAREGSWYPYSTLAPRTMNEPELSESLEQVHEVVEEALKTIPAEQLVISGFAQGACLALEYALCHPRPYAAVLAFHGVVMKRRYPKPHPDTLFHFCSSENDPLIPAWKVRESHEILSLLGARSTLSLYAGMHDAIPVEELIHIRHSLGLD, from the coding sequence ATGATGTGGACCGAGCTGTTTTCTTCCAGACGCATGTCCAGAACCTCAGTGCAGGGCATTGTCCTGTTGCATGGTCGTGGAAAAACTGCCCGCAGTGTGCTTCCTCTTGCTCAGGAACTCGGGCTGGAAGAACGTCTGGTTTTCACCCCGGAAGCCAGAGAAGGCAGTTGGTACCCGTACAGCACCCTCGCGCCTCGCACCATGAATGAACCTGAATTGTCTGAATCCCTGGAACAGGTCCATGAAGTTGTGGAGGAGGCCCTGAAGACCATCCCGGCAGAGCAGCTGGTGATTTCAGGTTTTGCGCAGGGAGCCTGCCTTGCCCTGGAATATGCCCTGTGCCATCCCAGGCCTTATGCAGCTGTGCTGGCCTTCCATGGGGTTGTGATGAAGCGCAGGTATCCAAAGCCCCACCCAGACACACTCTTCCATTTTTGCTCCAGTGAAAATGATCCGCTGATTCCGGCCTGGAAAGTCCGGGAAAGCCATGAAATCCTTTCGCTGCTGGGTGCCCGGTCAACCCTGAGCCTCTATGCGGGCATGCACGATGCGATTCCTGTAGAGGAGTTGATTCACATCCGGCACAGTCTCGGGTTAGATTAA
- a CDS encoding asparaginase, which produces MTRLAIIHTGGTIASKPVASGGVAPQASPLDLIQALPELGDYTLSVHQPYQLPSPHITPQHMHTLRNLVLELAPNHDGIVITHGTDTLEETAFYLHLTLREEVSVALTGSMRHALEPSWDGPGNLWGAAVAATHPLSRGRGPLVVFGGDVFDARTVTKTHSTALDSFGGYPGPIGRVDSNGRGPELHYFNKPERMQAFDPPHADTHVEIMYTYAGWKGEGVKEALERSDGLVIAAMGTGNVPAEVLPLVEGSTKPVVIATRTHAGPVLPVYGYPGGFRTLLDAGCIPASFLSAHKARILLIVLLSLGYSRAQMMDAFKRVVA; this is translated from the coding sequence ATGACACGCCTTGCCATCATTCACACCGGAGGAACCATTGCCTCCAAGCCCGTGGCCTCAGGAGGAGTGGCCCCACAGGCCAGTCCGCTCGACCTGATCCAGGCCCTGCCTGAACTGGGAGATTACACCCTCAGCGTGCATCAACCGTACCAGTTGCCCAGTCCCCACATCACCCCACAGCACATGCACACCCTGCGCAACCTGGTGCTGGAACTTGCCCCCAATCACGATGGCATTGTGATCACCCACGGCACAGACACCCTGGAAGAAACCGCATTCTACCTGCACCTGACCCTGCGAGAAGAGGTCAGTGTGGCCCTCACAGGCAGCATGCGCCATGCGCTGGAGCCCTCCTGGGATGGACCAGGAAACCTGTGGGGCGCGGCTGTGGCAGCCACACACCCCCTCAGCCGGGGTCGTGGACCGCTGGTGGTTTTCGGTGGGGATGTCTTTGATGCCCGCACCGTCACCAAAACCCACTCCACAGCACTTGACAGCTTTGGGGGGTATCCTGGACCCATTGGTCGGGTCGATTCCAATGGTCGCGGGCCAGAACTGCATTACTTCAACAAACCCGAGCGCATGCAGGCTTTCGACCCACCTCACGCAGATACCCATGTGGAAATCATGTACACCTATGCAGGCTGGAAAGGCGAAGGGGTCAAAGAAGCCCTTGAACGCAGCGACGGTCTGGTGATTGCCGCGATGGGCACAGGCAACGTGCCTGCCGAAGTGCTGCCTCTGGTGGAAGGATCAACAAAACCTGTGGTGATCGCCACCCGAACCCACGCAGGACCTGTGCTGCCTGTCTATGGTTACCCTGGAGGCTTCAGAACGCTGCTGGATGCCGGGTGCATCCCTGCCAGTTTCCTGAGCGCCCACAAGGCCCGCATCCTGCTGATCGTGCTCCTCAGCCTGGGTTACTCCAGAGCCCAGATGATGGACGCCTTCAAAAGGGTGGTCGCTTGA